The sequence below is a genomic window from Microbulbifer hydrolyticus.
TGCATTCTGCAGGCCGTCCAGTAGCTCCCGTAAGGGTTTCCAGGCATTGGCGCTGTCGAGCACGGCTCGATAGGCTGCGGCGGTGATAGTAAAGCCATTGGGAACAAGGATTCCCCGAGGTGATAGCGTGCGATACATTTCTCCAAGTGACGCGCTCTTGCCGCCAACGTCTGCAATATGTTCGAGCCCTGTGTCCTTGAACCAGCGAATGTAACGATATTCTGCCATGTGGAATCCACCGCCTGATTTTGTCCCTGTTTTCAACGTCAGTTGCCGTCAATTTTTACCATTCTGACCATAGCCGCGCTAAGCTGAATGCGCGCTCTGTTTTTCTCCATTCGCGTATTAGACGTCAGCACAATTGAGCCCCAGGGTCTCCGATAACATCGCTGACGCTTTTGAATGTCTGTAAACAAACTGTTTCATACGCTCTTACGCCGATCTTTCGGGGGATCCGCCATGCCTTTCAAGCATATATTGTTGCCACTGGACAGCTCCACGCTTGCCGAGGAGGCCGTTACCCACGCCATCACCCTGGCACGTAGTAGTGGGGCCGACATTCACCTGCTGCACGTACAGAAGTCTCCCTCGCATTCCGATGAACACTGCACTGATCCGGTCGAATGGCGATTGCGCAGGGCCGAATTGCGCAGCTATCTAAAGAATCTCTCAGAGCAGATTACGGGACAGAATATCCGCGTGACGCTAAGTATTGTAGAAGGGCGGCCCGCAGAGCAGATCGTCGAATATTGTGAAGAGAAAAACATCGATCTGATTGTGATCACAGCCTATGGAAAGGGCGGTATCAGTCGCTTTGATTTCGGTAGTACAGCGCAACAGGTGTTCAGTGGATCCGGGCGCTCGTTTATGGTGGTCCGACCCGCGGGGGCGCCACCAGATGAGGAGGAAACCGCCTACCGGAGGATTCTCGTGTCCATGGATGGGTCACCGCGTTCTGAGTGGGTAGCTTGCCAGGTGGCCTCTATGATGCGTGGACAGAAGGTCGAAATTATCCTGTTGCAGGTGATCGCCATACCGGAGATGCCGCGTCGTATGCCGATTACCCAGGAAGAGCATGCGACCCGAGAGAAATTTGTCGAATGTAACCGCCGTGCCGCAGAGGCTTATCTCGACGAAGTTGCACGGCAACTGCGCAACGGCATCAAGGTGACGCCGAAGCTTCTGGTGGCCCAGAATGTTGCGGAGCGCATCTACGCAACCGCGGCCAAGGAGCAGGTGGATCTGATCGCCATGAGTGCCCACGACTGGCAGAGCGGTGCCCAGCAGGTAACCGGGACACTCTGTCATACGGTCATGTGCCAGAGTAACCTGCCGGTACTGGTATTCCAGGATCTGCCAGAAGCCCAACTACAGGGCTTACGATTGGGATCCAATATTTGCGAAATCCGTCATCCGACACTCTCCAACGACAGCTCAGCCCATCAATGAAACTGCGACGTGGAAATACCGAGCGACCCGGCCGCGCTCGCAAATTCTTTTCGCGCCGAAATTCATCAGTGACGCCCTCGGGGAGCAATCAGGCACAAAACCCGGACGAAGAAGATGCGCGGAATCGCACTGAAGAAATGGCGGTGCTCGCGAAGCGTCACCGACACGTGCTTGAAGAGCACCACGATGTTCGCCTCAGTACCTTTTTGCGTCACCTCGATAAGGATTTTCGAGCCATTTACCGGGACCTGGCCATACGGGTTGAAGCAGGTAAAAAAGGCACCCGTAGCGAAGAGTGGCTGCTGGACAACCGCCATGTGGTGCAGGAAGCCCTGGAACTGGTGCGTGAATCGCTGCCGCGGAAATACCTGAAACAACTGCCCAAAGTAAGCGATGAAGACGGCAGTACCAGTTTACGTGTGTGGTCTCTGTCCGCGATGCTGGTTTCTGGCCTTAGGCAACCGCTTGACCTGGAGTCCGTGCACGACCTGATAGACCACTATCAGCAGGAAACCATACTAACCACCGGTGAGCTGTGGGCTCTGCCGGCCGTACTACGCCTGAGCCTGCTACAGAAGTTGGCGGGATCCTCAGAGGAGGTACTGAAAAGGATCGCGCGCGGCGAAGACGCGGAGAGCGTTGGCATTGCCAGCGCCATCATCAGCCTACGGGAGTTGCGGACGTTCGACTGGCGGAATTTTGTCGAATCCCTGAGCCGGGTCGAGCGTATTCTGGAAACAGATCCCGCGGCCGCGTATATG
It includes:
- a CDS encoding universal stress protein, which codes for MPFKHILLPLDSSTLAEEAVTHAITLARSSGADIHLLHVQKSPSHSDEHCTDPVEWRLRRAELRSYLKNLSEQITGQNIRVTLSIVEGRPAEQIVEYCEEKNIDLIVITAYGKGGISRFDFGSTAQQVFSGSGRSFMVVRPAGAPPDEEETAYRRILVSMDGSPRSEWVACQVASMMRGQKVEIILLQVIAIPEMPRRMPITQEEHATREKFVECNRRAAEAYLDEVARQLRNGIKVTPKLLVAQNVAERIYATAAKEQVDLIAMSAHDWQSGAQQVTGTLCHTVMCQSNLPVLVFQDLPEAQLQGLRLGSNICEIRHPTLSNDSSAHQ